One window of Nicotiana tomentosiformis chromosome 11, ASM39032v3, whole genome shotgun sequence genomic DNA carries:
- the LOC104107318 gene encoding two-component response regulator ARR22-like, whose amino-acid sequence MSSSASASSSKSKKRVGPDNDFKVGKQLKVLIVDDDDVSQTTHILFLQKCGVETLGVRNGNVAVNIHDITQMRFDLIFMNSVLPLMDGIQATKKLREMGITTMIVGMTNVNDKEEVRKEFMEAGLDDCYEKPLTPEIFRSLLEKLSNKA is encoded by the exons ATGTCTTCGAGCGCGAGTGCTTCTTCTTCGAAGAGTAAGAAAAGAGTTGGACCTGATAATGACTTCAAAGTTGGGAAACAACTCAAAGTACTCATAGTTGATGATGATGACGTGTCTCAAACAACGCACATTTTATTTCTTCAGAAGTGCGGAGTGGAAACTTTGGGAGTGAGAAATGGTAACGTAGCAGTCAACATCCATGATATTACACAAATGCGTTTCGATTTAATCTTTATGAACTCTGTGCTGCCGCTTATGGACGGTATCCAG GCAACAAAAAAGCTTCGAGAAATGGGAATTACAACTATGATTGTTGGAATGACTAATGTGAATGACAAGGAAGAAGTTCGCAAAGAATTTATGGAAGCTGGTCTTGATGATTGCTACGAGAAGCCATTGACCCCTGAAATATTTCGCAGCCTTCTTGAAAAACTTTCCAACAAAGCTTAA